In a genomic window of Nitrospirota bacterium:
- a CDS encoding class I SAM-dependent methyltransferase: MSENDRTQKEMSRYIDLEIYHRVEKTHPFYIEMAQEIITQISNYCKDDKKYEILELGAGTGLLTMELLGLPFCNVHALELDSDCCYALRRHITHENCIIVNGDAVNYCKSRHFDVVVSSFAHDHICYDKAADFAKNIRNNLLKGGIYVMGGEILPYYETSAERREALYKYHGYIINKALRDGFFEVAQIEINALKSGLEMIGDFKRHEAMFEKEMTDAGFTLLMKRKIGPLETHDVGGVFVYVYGN, translated from the coding sequence ATGAGCGAAAACGACAGAACTCAAAAAGAGATGTCAAGGTATATTGATCTGGAGATTTACCACAGGGTAGAAAAAACGCATCCGTTTTATATTGAAATGGCGCAAGAGATTATCACTCAGATAAGCAACTACTGTAAGGATGACAAAAAGTATGAGATACTGGAGCTTGGTGCTGGGACGGGGCTTTTGACCATGGAACTGTTAGGGCTGCCATTTTGCAATGTCCATGCTTTAGAGCTTGACAGTGACTGCTGTTATGCACTAAGGAGACACATAACCCATGAAAATTGCATAATTGTAAACGGGGATGCCGTAAACTACTGTAAAAGCCGCCATTTTGATGTAGTTGTATCAAGTTTTGCACATGATCATATCTGCTATGACAAGGCAGCGGATTTTGCAAAAAACATACGAAACAATTTGCTTAAAGGAGGCATATATGTTATGGGCGGGGAAATACTGCCCTACTATGAGACTTCTGCAGAAAGAAGAGAAGCACTTTACAAATATCACGGCTATATAATTAACAAGGCGTTGCGTGACGGGTTTTTTGAGGTTGCACAGATAGAGATAAATGCGTTGAAATCCGGCCTGGAAATGATAGGTGATTTTAAACGCCATGAGGCGATGTTTGAAAAAGAAATGACTGATGCTGGCTTTACGTTGTTGATGAAAAGGAAAATAGGGCCGCTTGAAACCCACGATGTTGGTGGGGTGTTCGTTTATGTCTATGGAAATTGA
- a CDS encoding acyl carrier protein yields the protein MLNETIKTIFFEVFEVSGITMDTVLNDIESWDSLNHMKLIAALEGAFSIRFTFPEIVKLLSVKKIYETIESKGVRL from the coding sequence TTGTTAAACGAGACTATAAAGACAATATTTTTTGAAGTATTTGAGGTCTCCGGCATTACTATGGATACGGTGCTTAACGATATTGAGTCATGGGATTCGCTAAATCATATGAAACTTATTGCAGCGCTTGAGGGTGCTTTTTCAATAAGATTTACGTTTCCGGAGATAGTAAAACTCCTGTCTGTAAAAAAGATATATGAAACGATAGAAAGTAAAGGGGTCAGATTGTGA
- a CDS encoding AMP-binding protein translates to MKYFYEKMLHIFKTSPATFYTYYGQTYSYKDCYANMVKINSVLKHFKRANIVVYGRKSFSTYCTIFSIFLSQNIWVPLSELAPPARNLSMAETTTPALILTDGSGFPGAVSDYAAKSNIPVENIEEIIQQEAGEEFILGDFLADDLAYIMFTSGSTGIPKGVPMTNANYINFVENALEILPFEKHEVFSDYHGFSFDISIFYLFCAVFTESAFAPIIENEERFFPLNNIIENRVTVWSSVPSVITRIQMIRKDDIIDTPIKIMFLCGEPFKLDVLKFCYNNLGIKHVYNFYGLTETGVENFYHKCSISDLQKYEMKGFVPIGRPLKGNDILLDADNQLLISGVQVTPGYLGNRETERFAEIDGKRWYKTGDIVQRYEDVYFCKGRMDSQLKLGGYRVELMDIETHIRRYPAVTDAVCFVTGTDSETLVAAVESGILDEKGLKAYLKECLPPYMVPKKLFQLNEFPKNANGKTDRKKIKLLYTGSEDI, encoded by the coding sequence GTGAAGTATTTTTATGAAAAAATGCTCCATATCTTTAAAACCTCCCCAGCAACCTTTTACACGTATTATGGCCAAACCTATAGTTACAAAGACTGTTACGCAAACATGGTTAAAATAAACTCTGTGTTGAAACACTTTAAAAGAGCAAACATTGTTGTATATGGCAGAAAGAGTTTCAGTACATACTGCACCATCTTTTCAATATTCCTTTCTCAAAACATATGGGTGCCATTGTCTGAGCTTGCACCCCCGGCAAGAAATCTAAGCATGGCTGAGACAACAACCCCTGCCCTGATTCTCACAGATGGCAGCGGTTTCCCAGGGGCAGTATCCGATTATGCCGCTAAGAGTAACATCCCTGTGGAAAACATAGAAGAGATTATACAACAAGAAGCTGGCGAGGAATTCATTTTAGGAGATTTTTTAGCGGATGATCTTGCATACATTATGTTTACTTCGGGCTCTACCGGCATCCCTAAAGGTGTTCCTATGACAAATGCCAACTACATTAATTTTGTGGAAAATGCACTGGAAATACTGCCCTTTGAAAAACACGAGGTGTTTTCCGACTACCACGGTTTTTCTTTTGATATTTCCATATTTTATCTGTTTTGCGCTGTGTTTACGGAGAGTGCCTTTGCCCCTATTATAGAGAATGAGGAAAGGTTTTTTCCGTTAAACAACATAATAGAAAACAGGGTAACAGTGTGGTCATCTGTGCCATCGGTTATTACAAGAATTCAGATGATTCGCAAGGACGATATAATAGATACACCCATAAAAATAATGTTTTTGTGTGGGGAGCCTTTTAAACTAGACGTGCTTAAGTTCTGTTACAACAATCTGGGGATAAAGCACGTATATAATTTTTATGGTCTAACGGAGACCGGAGTGGAAAATTTCTATCATAAATGCAGCATCAGCGATCTGCAAAAGTATGAAATGAAGGGGTTTGTACCGATTGGGAGACCACTTAAAGGCAACGATATTTTACTTGATGCTGATAATCAGCTGCTTATAAGCGGTGTACAGGTAACACCTGGTTATCTCGGCAACAGGGAAACGGAACGCTTTGCTGAAATAGATGGAAAAAGATGGTACAAAACCGGCGACATAGTACAGCGCTACGAGGATGTATATTTTTGTAAAGGGCGCATGGACTCGCAGTTAAAATTAGGCGGCTACAGGGTCGAACTAATGGACATAGAAACCCATATAAGGAGATATCCGGCAGTGACTGACGCCGTGTGTTTTGTCACCGGAACTGACAGTGAAACCCTTGTTGCGGCGGTTGAGTCGGGGATTTTGGACGAAAAGGGATTGAAAGCATATCTGAAGGAGTGTTTGCCGCCATATATGGTACCCAAAAAGTTATTTCAGCTTAATGAGTTTCCTAAAAATGCCAATGGTAAAACAGACAGGAAAAAGATTAAATTGCTCTATACAGGAAGTGAGGATATTTGA
- the asnB gene encoding asparagine synthase (glutamine-hydrolyzing) produces MCGICGVVSFDRACRNETLDQMTDILSHRGPDGRGTYTDDYAGLGHRRLSILDLSDAGRQPMCSESGKLWIVFNGEIYNFKQLRSILEAKGYRFKSNSDTEVVLNGYEYWGTEVFSKLDGFFALALWDKKQKKLVLARDCCGVKPLFLSCNSKFIVFSSELKGILASGLISKQRDYQSLSNYLSMFYVPGPNTILKDVKQVAAGTYMVFEPGREAIAVSYWSIINAKNLTLPKQPEQIYELIRDAAAKAVDSSLVADVPVSLLLSSGLDSSIMLSELKRLGRDDIETITVGFKETSYDESKIANRFATEMGFKHTSVIMPYGEAAEVLQHIIYYLDALNANPCIIPEYLYFKETSQRYKVTLMGSGNDELFAGYNTYIADNYRKYFGMLPYTIRKMIAAATRYIPVSDEKYSFDYLAQKFAAGSLYHKKKSHYFWRTIFSDEEKELLLRKDLVADSGLNTDSYDDTYGKLFDVAGLSFQEQALYADFHMFLIDNANMEVDQLSMALSLEARPPFLTKNFVELAFAIPYSLKLKGHKTKYCLREAYKGILPQYLLDRKKHGLVSPLNFLFNKSMTKYLDGYLLSDTMAEYFDLKFIKKLMENHLERKQNNSYKLFTLLCFSLWHQIFIDGLLI; encoded by the coding sequence ATGTGCGGGATATGCGGAGTGGTTTCTTTTGACAGGGCTTGCCGCAATGAGACTCTGGATCAAATGACGGATATCCTTTCACACCGGGGCCCTGATGGCCGGGGCACATACACAGACGATTACGCAGGCCTTGGCCACAGAAGGCTTTCAATTTTGGATTTATCTGATGCTGGCAGACAACCCATGTGTAGTGAAAGCGGTAAACTGTGGATAGTTTTTAATGGTGAGATATATAATTTTAAGCAGTTGCGATCTATTCTTGAAGCCAAAGGTTACAGATTTAAATCAAATTCCGACACAGAGGTTGTTTTAAACGGATATGAATACTGGGGCACAGAGGTCTTTAGCAAACTGGATGGATTCTTTGCATTAGCCTTGTGGGATAAGAAACAGAAAAAGTTAGTACTGGCCAGGGATTGTTGTGGGGTAAAGCCGTTATTTTTATCCTGCAACAGTAAATTCATAGTTTTTTCCTCAGAGCTAAAAGGTATTTTAGCAAGCGGCCTTATCAGCAAACAAAGAGATTACCAGTCACTTTCCAATTATCTCTCCATGTTTTATGTGCCCGGGCCTAACACCATATTAAAAGATGTTAAACAAGTGGCAGCCGGAACGTACATGGTGTTTGAACCAGGCCGGGAGGCGATAGCCGTTAGTTACTGGAGCATAATAAATGCAAAGAACCTTACTTTGCCAAAGCAGCCAGAGCAAATTTATGAACTTATCAGAGATGCGGCGGCAAAAGCTGTGGACAGCTCCCTGGTTGCGGACGTTCCGGTAAGCCTTTTACTGAGCTCAGGGCTTGATTCCTCGATAATGCTCTCAGAGCTTAAACGTCTGGGCAGGGACGATATAGAGACAATAACAGTAGGCTTTAAAGAGACTTCGTATGATGAGAGCAAGATAGCTAACCGGTTTGCTACAGAGATGGGATTTAAGCATACGTCTGTTATCATGCCCTATGGAGAGGCAGCAGAGGTCCTGCAACACATAATATACTATTTGGATGCCCTTAATGCAAATCCATGTATAATACCCGAATATCTCTATTTTAAGGAAACATCACAAAGATATAAAGTCACCCTTATGGGTTCTGGAAATGATGAGCTTTTTGCCGGTTATAATACATACATAGCAGACAACTACAGGAAATACTTCGGTATGTTGCCTTACACGATAAGAAAGATGATTGCTGCAGCCACCCGGTATATTCCCGTAAGCGACGAAAAATACTCATTTGATTACCTTGCGCAGAAATTTGCCGCCGGTTCGCTGTACCATAAGAAGAAAAGCCACTATTTTTGGAGAACGATATTTTCCGATGAGGAAAAGGAATTACTTCTGAGAAAAGACCTTGTTGCCGACTCAGGTTTAAACACAGACTCGTATGATGATACATACGGAAAGCTTTTTGATGTTGCAGGATTATCCTTTCAAGAGCAGGCACTGTATGCAGACTTTCACATGTTCTTAATAGACAATGCCAACATGGAGGTTGACCAGCTTAGCATGGCACTTTCTCTTGAGGCTAGGCCGCCGTTTCTAACTAAGAACTTTGTTGAGCTGGCCTTTGCCATCCCCTACAGTCTGAAACTAAAAGGCCATAAAACGAAATACTGTTTAAGAGAAGCCTACAAAGGCATTCTTCCGCAGTATTTGTTAGACAGAAAAAAACACGGGCTCGTATCGCCCCTGAACTTTTTATTTAATAAGAGTATGACAAAATATCTTGATGGTTATTTGTTATCGGATACGATGGCCGAGTATTTTGACCTGAAATTTATCAAAAAACTCATGGAAAACCATCTTGAAAGAAAACAAAATAACAGCTACAAACTCTTTACTCTTTTGTGTTTTTCTCTGTGGCATCAAATCTTTATAGATGGTTTGTTGATTTAG